From a single Saccharomyces kudriavzevii IFO 1802 strain IFO1802 genome assembly, chromosome: 15 genomic region:
- the VPH1 gene encoding H(+)-transporting V0 sector ATPase subunit a (similar to Saccharomyces cerevisiae VPH1 (YOR270C); ancestral locus Anc_8.718), which translates to MSEKEEAIFRSAEMALVQFYIPQEISRDSAYTLGQLGLVQFRDLNSKVRAFQRTFVNEIRRLDNVERQYRYFYSLLKKHDIKLYEGGTDRYSDGSGELYVPPSGSVIDDYVQNASYLEERLIQMEDATNQIEVQKNDLEQYRFILQSGDEFFLKGDNIDSTSYMDEDMIDANGENIAAVIGASVNYVTGVISRDKVATLEQILWRVLRGNLFFKTVEIDDPVYDAKSKEFKQKNAFIIFSHGDLIIKRIRKIAESLDASLYEVDSSNEGRSQQLAKVNKSLTDLYTVLKTTSTTLESELYAIAKELDSWFQDVTREKAIFEILNKSNYDTNRKILIAEGWIPRDELSILQARLGEMITRLGIDVPSIIQVLDTNHTPPTFHRTNKFTAGFQSICDCYGIAQYREINAGLPTIVTFPFMFAIMFGDMGHGFLMTLAALSLVLNEKKINKMKRGEIFDMAFTGRYIILLMGVFSMYTGFLYNDVFSKTITIFKSGWKWPDHWKKGESITATSVGTYPIGLDWAWHGTENALLFSNSYKMKLSILMGFIHMTYSYFFSLANHLYFNSMIDIIGNFIPGLLFMQGIFGYLSVCIVYKWAIDWVKDGKAAPGLLNMLINMFLSPGNIDDELYPHQAKVQVFLLLMALVCIPWLLLVKPLHFKFTHKEKSHEPLPSTEADASSEDLEAQQLISAMDADDAEEEEVGSGSHGEDFGDIMIHQVIHTIEFCLNCVSHTASYLRLWALSLAHAQLSSVLWTMTIQIAFGFRGFLGVFMTVALFAMWFALTFAVLVLMEGTSAMLHSLRLHWVESMSKFFVGEGLPYEPFAFEYKDMEVAVANASSSAST; encoded by the coding sequence ATGTCGGAGAAGGAGGAAGCGATTTTTCGCTCTGCTGAAATGGCCTTAGTCCAGTTCTATATTCctcaagaaatttcaagagaCTCCGCCTACACCTTGGGTCAATTGGGCCTCGTGCAATTCCGTGATTTGAACTCTAAAGTGCGTGCGTTTCAAAGAACTTTCGTGAACGAAATTAGAAGACTGGATAACGTGGAAAGACAGTACCGTTACTtttattctcttttgaaaaaacacgACATAAAGCTTTATGAAGGAGGTACGGACAGATATTCGGATGGCTCAGGTGAATTGTATGTTCCACCAAGTGGCTCTGTGATAGACGACTATGTTCAAAACGCCTCTTACCTGGAAGAAAGGTTGATTCAAATGGAGGACGCAACTAATCAAATTGAAgtgcaaaaaaatgatttggaaCAATACCGCTTTATCTTGCAATCAGGTGATGAGTTCTTCTTGAAAGGGGACAACATTGACAGTACCTCTTACATGGATGAAGACATGATTGACGCCAATGGAGAAAACATTGCAGCTGTTATTGGTGCTTCTGTGAATTATGTTACTGGTGTCATTTCAAGAGATAAAGTTGCCACTTTAGAACAAATTCTTTGGAGAGTGTTAAGAGGtaacctttttttcaaaactgttgaaattgatgatCCTGTGTACGATGCCAAGTCAAAGGaattcaaacaaaaaaatgcctTCATCATATTCTCGCATGGTGATCTAATCATTAAAAGAATTAGAAAGATTGCAGAATCGTTGGACGCCAGTTTGTACGAAGTTGATTCTTCCAACGAAGGTAGATCACAACAGTTGGCGAAAGTTAACAAGAGTCTGACTGATTTGTACACTGTTTTGAAAACCACCTCCACTACTCTGGAAAGCGAATTATATGCTATTGCCAAAGAGTTGGATTCTTGGTTCCAAGATGTTACCCGTGAAAAGgctatttttgaaattttgaacaaatctAACTACGATACGAATAGAAAGATTTTAATTGCAGAAGGTTGGATTCCAAGGGACGAATTATCCATCTTGCAAGCTCGTCTTGGTGAGATGATTACCAGATTGGGTATTGATGTTCCATCTATCATTCAAGTGTTGGACACAAATCACACTCCACCTACTTTCCATAGAACCAACAAATTTACCGCTGGTTTCCAAAGTATCTGTGATTGTTACGGTATTGCACAATATAGAGAAATAAATGCTGGTCTACCTACAATTGTGACTTTCCCATTCATGTTTGCTATCATGTTTGGTGATATGGGTCACGGGTTCTTGATGACTTTAGCCGCATTGTCTCTTGTGctaaatgaaaagaaaatcaacaaaatgaagagaggtgaaatttttgatatggCCTTTACCGGTAGATACATCATTTTGTTAATGGGTGTCTTTTCCATGTATACAGGGTTTCTCTACAATGATGTCTTTTCCAAGACAATCACCATCTTTAAGTCAGGTTGGAAATGGCCTGATCACTGGAAAAAGGGTGAAAGTATCACTGCTACTTCTGTGGGAACATACCCTATTGGTTTAGATTGGGCTTGGCATGGTACCGAAAATGCTTTGTTATTTTCGAACTCGtacaaaatgaaattgtCAATCCTCATGGGGTTCATTCATATGACCTATTCctatttcttctccttGGCCAACCATTTATACTTTAACTCCATGATTGATATTATTGGTAACTTTATCCCTGGTTTGCTATTTATGCAAGGCATTTTCGGTTATCTTTCCGTTTGTATTGTTTATAAATGGGCCATCGATTGGGTCAAAGACGGAAAGGCTGCACCTGGGTTGTTGAACATGTTGATCAACATGTTCTTATCACCAGGAAACATCGATGATGAATTATACCCTCATCAAGCAAAAGTCCAAGTGTTCTTGTTGCTGATGGCCTTGGTTTGTATTCCTTGGTTGTTATTGGTGAAACCGTTGCATTTCAAATTCACTCACAAAGAGAAATCTCATGAACCATTACCATCAACCGAAGCAGATGCTAGTTCGGAGGATTTGGAAGCACAACAGCTGATTTCCGCAATGGACGCCGATGACgctgaagaggaagaagttgGTTCTGGCTCTCATGGTGAAGACTTCGGTGATATTATGATTCATCAAGTTATTCATACAATTGAATTCTGTTTGAACTGTGTTTCACATACAGCATCTTATTTACGTTTGTGGGCCCTATCATTAGCACATGCTCAATTGTCTAGTGTTTTATGGACAATGACAATCCAAATTGCCTTTGGATTCAGAGGGTTTTTGGGGGTGTTTATGACTGTTGCACTTTTTGCCATGTGGTTTGCCCTAACATTCGCAGTCCTAGTTTTGATGGAAGGTACATCTGCCATGTTACATTCCCTACGTCTACATTGGGTTGAATCTATGTCCAAGTTTTTTGTGGGTGAAGGTTTACCTTATGAACCATTCGCATTCGAATACAAAGATATGGAGGTGGCTGTTGCTAATGCAAGCTCTTCCGCTTCAACTTAA
- the DSE3 gene encoding Dse3p (similar to Saccharomyces cerevisiae DSE3 (YOR264W); ancestral locus Anc_8.713), with the protein MPKKVLGDKIERNVDAIRPPSLTLVSDDLKHLPVIPQDFADDDDGEDKVLSNDHGEKKISRKFGGTIALRKRLESVPELFLHDFKKKPCSKLDVIKEKNHKHSPVSKAATNPQVNGLRSQQTKRVGSFPIQRKSLRGSKLPRIKVPRPSEHVERLDHIIDRAFVPLPAPIVMPVHTRTAMNPVSVMQDQTQDRHMKNKYGKSDSEILFDEIVSAYENVPTRNFTALNSEIDRIIDLCSSKYVAKKMETFQTPQIVCPYDTETLFSSATPKAKTVNTNALNDTISSPEYSTSGGSMYSEHWSSEDELPELESTAGRAHKGAMVSSIVSDGTNGEGYFTAVETLPSTVSVEDLDIHDELPKPSSKSPCSVLQNGLSVRKLEKITLKPPNIMHIMSSDDESENDDDGEYRTFRILQEKIDRIDIASCSSSIYSS; encoded by the coding sequence atgccaaaaaaagttttggGTGACAAGATTGAAAGAAACGTTGATGCAATCAGGCCGCCATCACTAACACTAGTATCGGATGATTTGAAGCACCTGCCAGTAATACCACAAGATTTTgcagatgatgatgatggtgaagaCAAAGTTTTGAGTAACGACCATggtgagaaaaaaatatccagGAAGTTCGGCGGTACAATTGCATTGAGGAAACGGTTAGAATCTGTTCCAGAGTTATTTTTGCatgatttcaagaagaaaccaTGTTCCAAGCTTGACgtaatcaaagaaaaaaatcataagCATTCACCTGTTTCTAAGGCAGCAACAAATCCTCAAGTCAATGGATTGCGGTCACAACAGACAAAAAGGGTAGGATCATTtccaattcaaagaaagagCCTACGTGGGTCAAAGCTACCAAGGATCAAAGTACCGAGACCTAGTGAGCATGTGGAACGTCTGGATCACATTATTGACAGAGCTTTCGTTCCCCTACCAGCACCGATTGTAATGCCTGTACACACTCGCACTGCAATGAATCCAGTTTCAGTCATGCAGGATCAAACACAAGATCGCCATATGAAAAACAAGTATGGCAAAAGTGATAGTGAAATTTTGTTTGACGAGATCGTCTCAGCCTATGAGAATGTACCTACGAGAAACTTCACTGCCTTAAATTCGGAAATTGATAGAATTATTGATTTATGCTCCTCCAAATACGTGGcaaaaaagatggaaacGTTCCAAACACCGCAAATTGTTTGTCCGTATGATACAGAGACTTTATTTTCGTCTGCAACACCAAAAGCAAAAACTGTCAATACCAACGCATTGAATGATACCATCTCCAGCCCTGAATACTCCACATCTGGTGGCAGCATGTATTCTGAACACTGGAGTTCAGAAGACGAGTTGCCTGAGTTGGAAAGTACAGCGGGGAGGGCCCACAAAGGTGCAATGGTGTCATCCATAGTCTCTGATGGCACTAATGGAGAAGGTTATTTTACCGCAGTAGAGACTCTGCCTTCAACTGTGTCGGTGGAAGACCTGGATATACATGATGAACTTCCAAAACCCTCATCCAAATCACCGTGCAGTGTACTTCAGAACGGGCTTTCTGTAAgaaaattagaaaaaattactcTTAAACCACCTAATATAATGCATATCATGAGctcagatgatgaaagtgagaatgatgacgatgggGAGTATAGAACTTTCCGTAttttacaagaaaaaattgacagGATTGATATTGCGAGCTGCAGCAGTAGCATATACAGCAGTTAG
- the RBL2 gene encoding Rbl2p (similar to Saccharomyces cerevisiae RBL2 (YOR265W); ancestral locus Anc_8.714) produces the protein MAPTQLDIKIKALKRLTKEEGYYQQELKDQEAHVAKLKEDKLVDPYDLKKQEEVLDDTKRLLPTLYKKIGEFKEDLAQFLETYQGTEDIGDAESAIISAQELLASK, from the coding sequence ATGGCACCCACACAATTAGACATTAAGATTAAGGCCTTGAAGAGACTGACCAAAGAGGAAGGTTATTACCAACAGGAACTAAAAGACCAGGAAGCTCATGTGGCGAAActaaaagaagataaattGGTTGATCCGtatgatttgaagaaacaagaagaagttcTTGATGACACTAAAAGACTGCTGCCTACCTTGTATAAGAAGATCGGAGAATTTAAAGAGGATCTAGCGCAATTTTTAGAGACATACCAAGGTACTGAAGATATAGGTGATGCAGAGTCAGCTATCATTTCCGCCCAGGAATTACTCGCTTCTAAGTAA
- the HRK1 gene encoding putative serine/threonine protein kinase HRK1 (similar to Saccharomyces cerevisiae HRK1 (YOR267C); ancestral locus Anc_8.716) has translation MPNLLSRNPFHGHHNDHHHDRDGSSNNPPQLIRSSKSFLNFIGRKQSNDSLRSEKSTDSMKSTTTATNYTTTNLNNNSHSHTNTTSISTNNNNNYSETNHHHNISHGLHDYTSPASPKQTHSMAELKRFFRPSVNKKLSMSQLRSKKHSTHSPPPSKSTSTVNLNNHYRAQHPHGFTDHYAHTQSAIPPSTDSILSLSNNINIYHDDCILAQKYGKLGKLLGSGAGGSVKVLVRPTDGATFAVKEFRPRKPSESVKEYAKKCTAEFCIGSTLHHPNVIETVDVFSDSKQNKYYEVMEYCPIDFFAVVMTGKMSRGEINCCLKQLTEGVKYLHSMGLAHRDLKLDNCVMTSQGILKLIDFGSAVVFKYPFEDVVAMAHGIVGSDPYLAPEVITTTKSYDPQCVDIWSIGIIYCCMMLKRFPWKAPRDSDDNFKLYCMPDDVEHDYAESAKHHEELLKERKEKRQRFLNHNDCSTISQQQPVHESNSNAVQNQVPTPTPTQDNKNNNKPEVEGQNTEDDGNSDHGKESAPNNSNQSAKIDIKADGLKNNDIQVPIGADMDAHTNADCNANTDCNTKVNTSPDVAAQNHQQQQQHQQHQHQHQDKPHSIASDNRSGQQHRGPHHKKIIHGPYRLLRLLPHASRPIMSRILQVDPKERATLDEIFSDEWFVSIAACTMDSKNKVIRAPGHHHTLVREENAHLETYKV, from the coding sequence ATGCCTAACCTACTGTCGAGAAACCCCTTCCACGGTCATCATAATGATCACCACCATGACCGTGACGGTTCATCTAATAATCCGCCGCAGTTGATCAGAAGCTCTAAATCTTTCCTAAATTTTATTGGTAGAAAACAAAGTAATGACTCATTAAGAAGCGAGAAATCTACCGATTCCATGAAATCTACCACAACTGCCACTAATTATACTACGACAAATCTCAATAACAATTCTCATAGTCATACCAACACGACTAGTATCTCAACgaacaacaataataattaCAGTGAAacaaatcatcatcataatATCTCTCACGGACTCCATGACTATACTTCCCCAGCATCACCGAAACAAACACACTCCATGgcagaattgaaaaggttCTTCAGACCCTctgtaaataaaaaattatccATGTCCCAACTTCGTTCGAAGAAACATAGCACCCATTCCCCGCCACCATCGAAGTCAACTTCTACAGTTAACTTAAATAACCACTATCGTGCTCAGCATCCCCACGGTTTTACAGATCACTATGCTCATACCCAATCTGCTATACCGCCGAGTACAGATTCCATCTTGTCTTTGTCTAATAATATCAACATATATCATGATGATTGTATTTTGGCTCAGAAATACGGGAAATTGGGTAAACTACTGGGATCTGGTGCAGGCGGGTCCGTTAAAGTTCTTGTAAGACCTACTGATGGTGCTACTTTTGCCGTTAAGGAATTCAGGCCAAGAAAACCAAGTGAGAGTGTAAAAGAGTATGCCAAGAAATGTACCGCAGAATTTTGCATCGGTTCAACTTTGCACCATCCAAACGTCATCGAAACTGTTGACGTGTTCTCTGATTCcaaacaaaacaaatacTATGAAGTCATGGAGTATTGTCCGATTGATTTCTTTGCCGTTGTCATGACGGGTAAAATGTCCCGCGGCGAGATCAACTGTTGTTTGAAACAACTGACCGAAGGTGTTAAATATTTACATTCCATGGGGTTAGCACACAGGGATTTGAAGCTAGATAACTGTGTCATGACATCTCAAGGTATTTTGAAGCTAATTGATTTTGGTAGTGCtgttgttttcaaatacccttttgaagatgtcGTAGCAATGGCCCACGGAATCGTTGGTAGTGATCCTTATTTGGCGCCAGAAGTAATCACTACCACCAAATCCTATGATCCTCAATGCGTCGATATATGGTCTATTGGGATTATATACTGTTGTATGATGCTTAAAAGATTTCCGTGGAAGGCTCCGAGAGATTCTGACgataatttcaaattgtATTGTATGCCAGACGACGTAGAACACGATTATGCGGAATCTGCCAAGCATCATGAAGAATTActaaaggaaagaaaagaaaagcgtCAGAGATTTTTGAACCACAACGATTGTTCTACTATCAGTCAACAGCAACCAGTTCATGAATCAAACTCGAACGCGGTTCAAAATCAAGTCCCAACTCCGACACCTACGCAGGACAATAAGAACAATAATAAGCCTGAAGTAGAAGGACAAAACACCGAAGATGACGGCAATAGCGATCATGGCAAAGAAAGTGCGCCAAATAATAGCAACCAAAGTGCCAAAATCGATATTAAAGCGGATGGACTAAAGAATAACGACATACAAGTTCCAATTGGTGCTGACATGGATGCCCATACTAATGCCGATTGCAATGCTAACACTGACTGCAACACTAAAGTCAACACTAGTCCTGATGTAGCTGCACAAAaccatcaacaacaacaacaacatcaacaacatcaacatcaacatcaaGACAAACCTCATAGTATTGCCTCTGATAACAGGTCAGGTCAACAACATAGAGGTCCTCACCATAAAAAGATCATCCACGGCCCATACCGCTTATTGCGTCTACTGCCTCATGCTTCAAGACCCATCATGTCTCGAATTCTACAAGTGGATCCAAAGGAAAGAGCTACCttggatgaaatttttagtGATGAATGGTTCGTGTCTATTGCCGCCTGTACTATggattcaaaaaataaagttaTCAGAGCGCCTGGTCATCATCATACGTTGGttagagaagaaaatgctcATTTAGAAACCTACAAGGTTTAA
- the FSF1 gene encoding Fsf1p (similar to Saccharomyces cerevisiae FSF1 (YOR271C); ancestral locus Anc_8.720): protein MASSVPGPIDLPESRYDLSTYWGRIRHCAEISDPTMLLTTEKDLAHAKEIISAYRHGELKETTPEFWRAKKQLDSTVHPDTGKTVLLPFRMSSNVLSNLVVTVGMLTPGLGTAGTVFWQWANQSLNVAVNSANANKSHVMSTSQLLTNYAAAVTASCGVALGLNNLVPRLKNISPHSKLILGRLVPFAAVVTAGIVNVFLMRGNEIMKGISVFDANGEEVGKSKKAAFMAVGETALSRVINATPTMVIPPLILVRLQRSVLKGKSLGVQTLANLGLISVTMFSALPFALGIFPQRQAIHLNKLEPELQGKKDKDGKPIEKVYFNRGI, encoded by the coding sequence ATGGCATCATCAGTTCCTGGACCCATTGACTTACCCGAATCACGCTATGATTTGTCCACATACTGGGGCAGAATCCGCCATTGCGCCGAGATTTCGGATCCCACCATGCTGCTAACCACTGAGAAGGACCTGGCCCACGCCAAGGAGATCATTAGTGCGTATCGTCATGGCGAGTTAAAGGAAACCACCCCGGAGTTTTGGCGTGCCAAGAAGCAACTGGACTCTACCGTGCATCCGGATACGGGTAAGACGGTTCTTCTGCCCTTCCGTATGTCTTCGAACGTGCTGTCTAACCTAGTTGTCACCGTTGGGATGCTGACGCCAGGTCTGGGGACCGCAGGGACCGTGTTCTGGCAATGGGCGAACCAATCGTTAAACGTTGCCGTTAATTCCGCCAACGCGAACAAGTCTCATGTCATGTCAACATCCCAATTACTTACCAACTACGCTGCCGCTGTGACAGCGTCCTGTGGTGTTGCACTGGGGTTGAACAACCTGGTACCCAGGTTGAAGAACATTTCTCCGCATTCAAAATTGATCTTAGGCCGCCTGGTGCCCTTTGCCGCCGTTGTCACTGCCGGTATTGTCAATGTTTTCTTGATGAGAGGCAACGAAATCATGAAGGGTATCTCTGTGTTCGACGCAAACGGCGAAGAAGTCGGGAAATCGAAGAAGGCTGCCTTCATGGCGGTGGGCGAAACCGCTTTAAGTAGGGTTATCAACGCTACTCCAACCATGGTCATCCCGCCTTTGATTTTGGTTAGACTACAACGCAGCGTCCTAAAGGGTAAGTCTCTTGGTGTGCAAACCCTGGCTAACCTCGGGTTGATTTCAGTCACAATGTTTTCTGCTTTGCCATTTGCGTTAGGTATCTTCCCTCAGAGACAAGCGATCCACTTAAATAAATTAGAACCTGAACTGCAAGGCAAGAAGGATAAAGACGGGAAgccaattgaaaaagtctACTTTAACAGAGGTATCTAG
- the PAC1 gene encoding Pac1p (similar to Saccharomyces cerevisiae PAC1 (YOR269W); ancestral locus Anc_8.717), whose translation MNDWQQQLPLTDTQKNDLDKSVLRYLSWNYKRTIQHKQVHDYESVRRAIVTLSTFLLQEPVDQQEFINSDDTDSGSTVKIDELLLPRKWNSIVRLQRKIIDLEQNTETLISQINDLHSQVSELSQFMPLTSNGTRAQDVLRWVPKNLPSHLINVESSVTSIKLHPNLPVVFVATDHGKLYAFDLLNYSIPLASLQTHTKAITSIDVLFTNFTNSSKKNYLVIVTASKDLQIHVFKWVSDECKFQEIRSLLGHEHIVSAVKIWQKNNDILIASCSRDQTVKVWDFHNGWSLKSFQPHSQWVRSIDVLGDYIISGSHDTTLRLTHWPSGNGLSVGTGHEFPIEKVKFIHFIEGPANTRFRTPSTPQYENWGMQYCVSASRDRTIKIWEIPLPRLMAHRAPIPNPTDSNFRCILTLKGHLSWVRDVCIRGQYLFSCGDDKSVRCWDMNTGQCLHSWKDLHSGFINCLDLDVDFDPNVLPRQIMVTGGLDCKFGVFMR comes from the coding sequence ATGAACGATTGGCAGCAGCAGCTTCCCTTAACAGATACACAGAAAAATGACCTCGATAAAAGTGTATTACGATATTTGAGTTGGAACTATAAACGAACAATACAACACAAGCAAGTACACGATTATGAGAGTGTTCGACGGGCCATTGTAACGTTATCAACGTTTCTTTTACAAGAACCTGTGGACCAGCAGGAATTCATCAACAGCGATGATACTGACAGCGGAAGTACGGTAAAAATTGACGAATTACTATTGCCAAGGAAATGGAATTCCATCGTCAGATTGCAGCGGAAAATCATCGACTTGGAGCAAAACACGGAGACCCTCATATCCCAGATAAACGATTTGCACTCTCAAGTGTCAGAACTATCACAATTCATGCCTCTTACAAGTAATGGCACCCGCGCTCAAGACGTTTTGAGATGGGTACCGAAGAATTTACCAAGCCACTTAATTAACGTCGAATCATCAGTCACATCCATCAAGTTGCACCCTAATTTACCAGTAGTGTTTGTAGCCACGGATCATGGCAAATTATACGCATTCGACCTATTGAACTACTCCATCCCTCTAGCGTCTTTACAAACCCATACGAAGGCAATTACTTCCATCGATGTATTATTTACCAATTTCACAAACTCCAGCAAGAAAAACTATTTGGTGATAGTCACCGCATCCAAGGATTTGCAGATCCATGTTTTCAAATGGGTTTCTGACGAATgtaaatttcaagaaattagGTCTCTACTAGGCCATGAACACATTGTCTCCGCAGTGAAAATTTGGCAGAAAAACAATGACATCCTTATAGCGTCCTGTTCCAGGGATCAGACTGTTAAGGTGTGGGACTTCCATAACGGCTGGTCACTGAAATCATTTCAACCTCATTCTCAGTGGGTTCGTTCCATAGACGTTCTTGGGGACTATATCATCTCCGGATCCCATGATACGACGTTAAGACTGACACACTGGCCATCAGGCAATGGTCTCAGCGTGGGTACCGGCCACGAATTTCCCATAGAAAAGGTgaaattcattcattttATTGAGGGCCCAGCAAACACGAGATTTAGAACTCCATCAACCCCTCAATACGAAAATTGGGGGATGCAGTATTGCGTTTCGGCATCAAGAGACAGAACGATAAAAATTTGGGAAATACCTCTACCTAGGTTAATGGCCCATAGAGCGCCCATACCGAATCCTACAGATTCCAATTTTAGATGTATTCTTACGTTGAAGGGCCATCTTTCATGGGTTAGAGACGTTTGTATTCGTGGTCaatatttgttttcttgcGGTGATGATAAATCCGTTAGATGTTGGGATATGAACACCGGGCAATGCTTACattcttggaaagatttGCATTCAGGATTTATCAATTGTTTGGACCTGGATGTAGACTTCGATCCTAATGTTTTGCCAAGGCAAATTATGGTCACAGGAGGTTTAGATTGTAAGTTTGGCGTCTTTATGAGATAA
- the PNT1 gene encoding Pnt1p (similar to Saccharomyces cerevisiae PNT1 (YOR266W); ancestral locus Anc_8.715): protein MYFRLTMVRTCKISTVTKSGSIQLHNLVKTPLYEALNGRYKSGMLQVVQDVNWNANTAPSYSSEHLTSTLNSTRSLPMTKFPKQEIIERVKSDTKVGQWRKFLTSWFRIGLFLLKSYKTGIQDTLKVYWDTRSVERRIDIKNGALAKLMREIEMNEINIKLSSSLSPKKESVRVASEPFSINRKELVELIRRDQIWKLPVFFTLVFIFEEISALIFIFFPRVCPYNCLTPGGYKKLSNIYIQATTGANANCGLGPLEFSKEGTIKYEPPYSLSTENLHGFLKNFPQSMVSSWKLCIYKKLKLQKLLCNEVEKIYQYLLIDDWLLLQGILKTDSETIKIVLSDKELVNCILERKLYLMGDDLNEMVSDTLGQKILLKRLFLYWSLRYNDTISFNGKHMFSEKWGVNNISLLKYNPEFIITNDI from the coding sequence ATGTATTTTCGACTCACAATGGTACGAACGTGCAAAATATCAACGGTGACGAAAAGTGGCTCAATACAATTACACAATTTAGTGAAGACGCCATTATATGAAGCCTTGAATGGTCGTTATAAATCAGGGATGCTTCAGGTAGTGCAGGATGTTAATTGGAATGCCAATACAGCACCTTCCTATTCTTCAGAGCATTTGACTTCAACTCTAAACTCAACTCGATCTTTGCCGATGACCAAGTTTCCCAAGCAAGAGATCATAGAGCGGGTAAAATCAGACACTAAAGTTGGTCAATGGAGAAAATTCCTTACAAGTTGGTTTAGAATTggattgtttcttttgaaaagttaCAAAACGGGGATTCAGGACACATTGAAAGTATACTGGGATACAAGAAGCGTAGAACGCAGAATTGACATAAAAAATGGCGCCCTGGCCAAATTGATGCGTGAAATTGAAATGAATGAAATTAACATCAAATTGTCGTCTTCGTTATCGCCCAAAAAAGAATCTGTAAGGGTTGCTTCAGAGCCATTCTCAATCAACAGAAAGGAGCTTGTAGAACTGATTAGACGAGATCAAATCTGGAAATTACCggtttttttcactttggTATTCATATTCGAAGAGATAAGCGCATTGATCTTTATATTCTTTCCGCGTGTCTGTCCATACAATTGCTTGACTCCAGGTGGGTACAAGAAGCTTTCTAACATTTATATTCAGGCCACTACAGGTGCAAATGCCAATTGTGGCCTGGGTCCTTTAGAGTTTAGTAAAGAAGGTACTATAAAGTATGAACCACCGTATTCTCTTTCTACTGAAAATCTGCATggctttttgaaaaacttccCTCAAAGTATGGTATCAAGCTGGAAACTATGCATTTATAAGAAACTAAAACTACAAAAATTACTTTGTAATGAGGTGGAGAAAATTTACCAATATTTGCTAATCGATGACTGGCTACTGTTGCAAGGTATACTCAAAACTGATAGTGAGACGATTAAGATTGTTCTAAGTGATAAAGAATTGGTAAATTGTATACTCGAAAGGAAACTTTACCTAATGGGCGATGATTTAAATGAGATGGTTAGCGATACATTAGGACAAAAAATCTTACTGAAGAGACTGTTTCTTTACTGGTCCCTAAGGTATAACGATACTATCTCATTTAACGGGAAGCATATGTTCAGCGAGAAATGGGGagttaataatatttcaCTGCTGAAGTATAATCCAGAGTTTATAATCACAAATGATATTTAG